The Terriglobia bacterium genome contains a region encoding:
- a CDS encoding sigma-70 family RNA polymerase sigma factor: protein MSTGMDGEETKDGRGGRTTEDVFVEHYDFMFRAARKSLRNTEDAQDVIQNLYLKLIDSKLPPDVWRDPKGYLYRTVINACHDWRRTRKSRRENRGVEQLEIREPRSEQANQNAVHEVEHLMGNLDRGVADIVRLHAEGGMSDAEIAVMVGGSRSKIAMILSRARDKLRKLRGGRKEKHVRLEKE, encoded by the coding sequence CCGGAATGGATGGAGAGGAAACAAAGGATGGCCGTGGCGGACGAACAACCGAGGACGTGTTCGTCGAGCACTACGATTTCATGTTTCGCGCGGCCCGGAAATCTCTCAGGAACACGGAAGATGCCCAGGATGTGATTCAAAACTTGTACTTAAAGCTCATCGATTCCAAGCTTCCGCCGGATGTCTGGAGGGACCCGAAGGGCTACCTCTACAGGACCGTGATCAATGCGTGTCATGACTGGAGACGGACGCGGAAAAGCCGCAGGGAAAACCGGGGAGTCGAGCAGCTCGAAATCCGGGAGCCCCGCAGCGAGCAGGCGAACCAGAATGCGGTCCACGAGGTGGAGCATCTGATGGGCAATCTGGATCGAGGTGTCGCCGATATCGTCAGGCTTCACGCGGAAGGCGGTATGAGCGACGCGGAAATTGCGGTCATGGTGGGCGGCTCCCGTTCGAAGATCGCCATGATTTTGAGCCGGGCGCGGGACAAGTTGAGAAAGTTAAGAGGCGGCA